A region of Lepeophtheirus salmonis chromosome 13, UVic_Lsal_1.4, whole genome shotgun sequence DNA encodes the following proteins:
- the LOC121127737 gene encoding uncharacterized protein produces the protein MDNRKVKLQEIAENLMLSKVSVYTIIHEHLGMKKLFSKWVLCLLTLEQKRQQEYYSMSCWDMFMWNKKEFLPRYITMDETWIHHIIPESSECCTDGESRPKTQTSAGKVMASIWPQRLLSLRRTQKDALWKEIGPDEEVIVETEAYLEGLDKSLYSRGI, from the exons ATGGACAATCGCAAAGTGAAATTGCAAGAGATAGCTGAGAATCTGATGTTATCAAAAGTTAGTGTATACACCATCATACACGAACATTTGGGTATGAAAAAGCTGTTTTCCAAATGGGTGCTGTGTTTGCTCACACTAGAGCAAAAGCGACAACAAGAATATTATTCAATGAGCTGTTGGGATATGTTCATGTGGAATAAGAAAGAGTTTTTGCCTCGGTACatcacaatggatgaaacatggattcaTCACATCATTCCAGAATCTTCTGAGTGTTGTACAGATGGAGAAAGCCGTCCAAAGACACAAACATCAGCTGGGAAGGTCATGGCCTCT ATCTGGCCCCAGCGACTATTGTCTCTTCGCAGAACTCAAAAAGATGCTTTGTGGAAAGAGATTGGCCCAGATGAGGAAGTGATTGTCGAAACTGAAGCATATTTAGAAGGTCTCGATAAATCGCTCTACTCCCGTGGTATCTAA